One genomic window of Candidatus Binatia bacterium includes the following:
- a CDS encoding DUF1566 domain-containing protein, producing the protein MERATVSSNYWSSTTYQNNPNNAWNVNFNNGNVNANNKSNNNYVRAVRGGS; encoded by the coding sequence GTGGAACGGGCGACTGTTTCGTCCAACTACTGGTCGTCTACTACGTACCAGAACAATCCGAACAACGCGTGGAACGTGAACTTCAACAATGGGAACGTGAACGCGAACAATAAGTCCAACAACAACTATGTCCGTGCCGTGCGCGGCGGATCGTGA